One genomic region from Melioribacteraceae bacterium encodes:
- the argB gene encoding acetylglutamate kinase produces MTTATFKKEDVLIEALPYIQQFEGKTFVVKYGGAVMEDEKLKSMIAKDVTLLRKIGINIVVIHGGGKEITSLSNKLNIQTKFVNGQRFTDDETLEVVRMVLAGSINKDIVRRINIHGGRAVGVSGIDGDLIKVKKFEKDDLGLVGEVIDVNEALIKNLLKDGYLPVIAPMGVDVNGSVYNVNADIAAGSIAGAIDAAKLVYLSDTEGVKINNELVSHLTEKQIVDYIGGGKINGGMIPKVESALNALNEGVSKVHIIDGRIEHALLLEIFTEEGVGTEIVSE; encoded by the coding sequence GTGACTACCGCAACATTTAAAAAGGAAGATGTTCTGATCGAAGCGCTTCCCTACATTCAGCAATTTGAGGGGAAGACTTTCGTTGTTAAATACGGCGGCGCCGTTATGGAAGATGAAAAGTTGAAATCTATGATAGCTAAAGATGTTACGCTGCTTAGAAAGATCGGAATTAATATTGTCGTCATTCACGGAGGAGGAAAAGAGATAACTTCGTTGTCTAACAAACTCAACATTCAGACAAAATTTGTAAATGGACAAAGATTTACAGATGACGAGACACTAGAAGTAGTCCGGATGGTTCTCGCCGGTTCGATTAATAAAGATATAGTAAGAAGAATAAATATTCACGGCGGTAGAGCAGTAGGAGTCAGCGGTATTGATGGGGATTTGATAAAGGTGAAAAAATTTGAGAAAGATGATTTGGGGCTTGTCGGCGAAGTGATTGATGTGAATGAAGCGCTTATAAAAAATTTACTGAAGGACGGGTATTTACCAGTTATTGCCCCGATGGGCGTAGATGTAAATGGTTCGGTTTATAATGTAAATGCCGATATAGCAGCCGGATCAATTGCCGGTGCTATTGATGCGGCCAAACTTGTCTACCTGAGTGATACCGAAGGTGTAAAAATCAACAATGAACTCGTTTCTCATCTAACTGAAAAACAAATAGTGGATTATATCGGCGGCGGGAAAATAAACGGCGGAATGATTCCAAAGGTTGAATCGGCACTCAACGCTCTGAACGAAGGTGTGAGTAAAGTCCATATTATTGACGGCAGAATTGAACATGCCCTCCTTCTCGAAATATTTACTGAAGAAGGAGTCGGTACCGAGATTGTAAGCGAATAG
- a CDS encoding chloride channel protein has product MAEILKDQNKSRVLAKIAGLPNRIYHLFLGTDYTAFTFLSIITGAVVGFATVLFHHSIEFFNEVFFEQTAGGLYFLGAAAVIALPAIGMLIQSLMIISAPDIASKRGVSEVIKSVASRGARIPLRTTIFHFFAPVISIGSGNTVGPEAPAAQLGGGVANKLAHTFRLSDSRKRVFTAAGSGAAIAAIFNTPMGGIFFALEIILLNEFQAATFSALILASVTSSAISRIFLGNKSVFLFSSPDVGDYSHLYLYAALGIIAGLVSILFIRYSNTLDTLFRKKILKKYPQWIVMTFVGLIVGVCGFFYKDIFGIGYSGINNILSNSLSWKVVGMLLLLKIFLVPLILNSGGFGGVFAPSLFIGASLGFLFATGLNYFFGFQFDVTAFVLVSMGAVLGGINSIPISAILIIFEMTKDYSFILPLMLAVVASTMIVQISMKKSVHEKHLEKQGYKLSQTKDVLLLRSITVEQVMKKDVTLMPEETPLPKVLSSLMESDRNTFYTVNKEGIIVGKITDAEIRPIITEYEHIREVLVARDIASRDVTPVMETDDLDYIMKLFESRDADEFPVVHPEDKNSVTGTVRRQDVIAAYNRESFKYNVVEGFARELKTISSTKQTKVLEGYSIIEKQAPGEFVGRKISDIALRNKYGLEILMIRKHSSPYEDQSESSNYILPNPVYVIQEDDILILFGADEKIASTENWS; this is encoded by the coding sequence GAGCAGACGGCAGGAGGATTATATTTTTTAGGCGCTGCCGCTGTAATTGCACTTCCCGCTATCGGTATGCTTATTCAAAGTCTGATGATTATATCCGCGCCCGATATTGCATCTAAAAGAGGCGTCTCTGAAGTAATTAAATCGGTTGCATCGCGCGGCGCACGGATTCCTCTCCGGACAACGATATTTCATTTTTTTGCACCTGTTATTAGTATCGGTTCAGGTAATACTGTGGGACCCGAAGCCCCGGCGGCACAGCTCGGCGGCGGTGTAGCAAACAAACTGGCTCACACATTCAGACTCTCCGATTCCCGTAAAAGGGTTTTCACCGCGGCGGGTTCCGGTGCGGCAATAGCAGCAATATTTAACACTCCGATGGGAGGAATCTTTTTCGCTCTTGAGATTATTCTGCTTAATGAATTTCAGGCGGCAACTTTTTCAGCCCTTATCCTTGCTTCAGTTACTTCGAGCGCAATCTCGAGAATATTTCTTGGTAATAAATCTGTTTTTCTTTTCAGCAGTCCGGATGTTGGCGATTACTCCCATCTCTATTTATATGCGGCTCTCGGAATAATTGCCGGACTAGTCTCAATACTATTTATAAGATACTCGAATACACTTGATACTCTTTTCAGAAAAAAGATCCTCAAAAAATATCCCCAATGGATAGTTATGACATTTGTTGGATTAATAGTGGGTGTATGCGGATTTTTTTATAAAGATATTTTTGGAATCGGATATTCGGGAATCAACAATATTCTTTCGAACTCTCTCTCTTGGAAAGTGGTCGGGATGCTTCTTCTGCTTAAGATATTTCTGGTACCGTTAATCCTTAACTCCGGCGGATTCGGCGGAGTATTCGCTCCATCACTTTTTATAGGAGCTTCGCTCGGCTTCCTTTTTGCAACCGGGTTGAATTATTTCTTCGGATTTCAGTTTGATGTAACTGCTTTTGTTCTTGTATCAATGGGAGCTGTTCTGGGGGGGATTAATTCAATTCCGATCTCTGCCATACTTATAATTTTTGAAATGACAAAGGACTATTCTTTTATACTTCCGCTGATGCTGGCGGTAGTAGCAAGCACGATGATTGTTCAAATCAGTATGAAAAAATCGGTTCATGAAAAGCATCTTGAGAAACAGGGTTATAAACTATCCCAGACAAAAGATGTACTATTGTTGAGGTCGATAACGGTTGAACAGGTTATGAAGAAAGATGTAACTCTTATGCCGGAAGAAACACCCCTTCCGAAAGTATTAAGCTCTCTGATGGAGAGCGACAGAAATACTTTTTATACGGTTAATAAAGAAGGAATAATCGTTGGCAAAATTACCGACGCTGAAATCCGGCCGATTATAACCGAGTATGAGCATATACGCGAGGTTCTGGTAGCGCGTGATATTGCCTCCAGAGATGTTACACCTGTAATGGAAACAGACGACCTTGATTATATTATGAAACTGTTTGAAAGCAGGGATGCCGATGAATTTCCCGTTGTTCATCCCGAAGATAAAAACAGTGTTACCGGAACAGTTAGAAGGCAGGATGTAATTGCTGCATATAACCGGGAGAGTTTTAAGTATAACGTTGTTGAAGGATTTGCCCGCGAATTGAAAACAATAAGCAGTACCAAACAAACAAAGGTGCTGGAAGGCTATTCGATAATTGAAAAACAAGCCCCGGGGGAATTTGTCGGCAGGAAAATTTCCGATATAGCTCTCCGTAATAAGTACGGGCTCGAAATCCTTATGATCCGGAAACACAGCTCACCGTACGAAGACCAATCCGAATCATCAAATTATATATTACCTAATCCTGTTTATGTAATTCAGGAGGATGACATTTTAATTTTGTTCGGAGCGGATGAAAAGATTGCTTCAACAGAAAACTGGAGTTAA
- a CDS encoding DNA alkylation repair protein, which translates to MNVKEIIAELKKNGSQYNREGMKKFGINVDKAFGVNVPVMRKLAKKIGKNHKLAIKLWESGYHEARHVATMIADPKLTTRSLLNNWVKDFNSWDIVDGSCSNLIRKTDFAYDLIPKWVKSNKEFVRRTAFSLIAYLAVHDKKKNDEEFLQYLPLIKEYSTDERNFVKKAVNWALRQIGKRSTFLNEQAIQMAEEIKLIDSKTARWIASDALRELKNHKTFAGIKE; encoded by the coding sequence ATGAATGTTAAAGAAATTATTGCCGAACTTAAAAAGAATGGAAGTCAATACAACAGGGAAGGAATGAAAAAGTTCGGGATTAATGTTGATAAAGCATTCGGTGTGAACGTTCCGGTAATGCGGAAGCTTGCAAAGAAGATTGGCAAGAATCACAAGCTGGCAATTAAATTGTGGGAAAGCGGGTATCACGAAGCACGGCATGTTGCAACAATGATTGCCGACCCTAAACTCACAACCAGATCCTTATTGAACAACTGGGTCAAAGATTTTAATTCCTGGGATATTGTGGACGGATCCTGTTCAAACCTGATCCGGAAAACGGACTTTGCTTACGATCTGATTCCTAAGTGGGTTAAAAGCAATAAGGAGTTTGTGAGGCGTACAGCATTCTCTTTGATTGCATACCTTGCTGTTCATGACAAGAAGAAGAATGACGAGGAATTTCTTCAGTACCTTCCGCTTATTAAAGAATATTCAACCGATGAAAGAAATTTTGTTAAGAAAGCTGTTAACTGGGCACTCAGGCAGATTGGTAAACGAAGTACTTTTCTTAATGAGCAGGCAATTCAGATGGCGGAGGAAATTAAACTGATCGATTCGAAAACCGCAAGGTGGATAGCAAGCGACGCTCTGAGAGAATTGAAAAATCATAAAACCTTTGCGGGAATTAAGGAGTGA
- the argJ gene encoding bifunctional glutamate N-acetyltransferase/amino-acid acetyltransferase ArgJ has product MFKEEILKSTIGMKTKLPSGYKSAGIHCGIKKSRKDLALIVSNYPATAAGVFTLNKVQAAPVLLSKKHLNESENICAIIVNSGNANACTGERGYIDAELMTEQTAEILGIEKNEVLVASTGVIGELLPMEKILNGITAIKNSLADGDDKDAAEAIMTTDTFYKAESSTFDIAGKEVTISGIAKGSGMIHPNMATMLGFITTDAAIEKDLLQTMLKNSVDKTFNRIVVDGDTSTNDMVLMLANGASGVSITRESNSYEAFESELFQILKKLAIDIIRDGEGATKLIEVIVEGAESEQDAVKAAKTIALSPLVKTAIHGEDANWGRIIAAVGYSGIEFDPAKFEIFINDTQILQPNYIVSLPNAVANQTLKVKNVRLKVRLNAGSGSANCWTCDFSEDYVKINGSYRS; this is encoded by the coding sequence ATGTTCAAAGAAGAAATACTTAAAAGCACAATCGGCATGAAAACAAAATTACCATCAGGCTATAAATCCGCAGGGATTCATTGCGGAATAAAAAAATCGAGAAAGGACCTGGCATTAATTGTCTCGAATTATCCGGCGACAGCAGCCGGGGTATTTACGCTTAACAAAGTTCAGGCAGCACCGGTACTCCTCAGTAAAAAACATTTGAATGAAAGCGAAAATATCTGCGCGATAATAGTCAACAGCGGCAACGCTAATGCTTGCACGGGCGAACGCGGATATATTGATGCCGAGCTGATGACTGAACAGACCGCAGAGATTCTTGGGATAGAAAAGAATGAAGTTCTTGTTGCATCTACCGGTGTAATCGGTGAATTGCTGCCGATGGAAAAAATATTAAATGGAATTACTGCTATTAAAAATTCTCTGGCTGATGGCGACGATAAAGATGCTGCCGAAGCAATAATGACAACCGATACATTCTATAAAGCGGAATCTTCAACATTTGATATTGCGGGCAAAGAAGTTACAATTAGCGGAATTGCAAAAGGATCGGGAATGATTCATCCCAACATGGCAACAATGCTTGGTTTCATTACTACCGATGCTGCAATCGAAAAAGATCTTTTGCAAACTATGCTTAAAAACTCAGTAGATAAAACCTTCAACCGGATTGTAGTCGATGGAGATACAAGCACAAACGACATGGTATTAATGCTTGCGAACGGTGCCTCTGGTGTTTCGATAACCCGTGAGAGCAATTCATATGAGGCTTTCGAATCAGAACTGTTTCAGATTCTTAAAAAACTGGCAATAGATATAATTCGCGACGGCGAAGGGGCAACTAAATTGATCGAAGTGATTGTGGAAGGCGCAGAGTCGGAACAGGATGCTGTAAAAGCAGCTAAAACAATAGCATTATCACCGCTTGTAAAAACCGCTATTCACGGTGAGGATGCTAACTGGGGAAGAATTATTGCCGCCGTCGGTTATTCGGGTATTGAATTCGATCCTGCAAAATTCGAAATCTTCATAAACGATACTCAGATTTTACAGCCTAACTATATTGTCTCGCTTCCCAATGCAGTTGCAAATCAGACATTAAAAGTGAAGAATGTGCGGCTTAAGGTCAGGCTTAATGCCGGAAGCGGATCTGCTAATTGCTGGACGTGCGATTTCTCCGAAGACTATGTTAAAATCAACGGGAGCTACAGATCGTGA
- a CDS encoding outer membrane beta-barrel family protein, producing MKFRSLFFAMLLSLPCLVFAQQKSQKFSLIGTVIDFKSNEPLVGVSVLVLSRTTGEQIAGAASDNQGNFTVEDITESNVKVRFSMVGYQSQLIDSVDVSKSSRIGLIKLMGTTIDLPEVVVKAIKPVVEFYADRQVINMDRLPGNSGSVTDALKNSGLVEVEPSTNKITVRGQAIKIKMDGHEYNMPGEMLSQLPATMIDQVEVVLAPGAKESAEGGTYILNLITKRETFSSTSGMLSLSSSTNKNSFGGAYLNYKVDKFNFFGQAYGSYFAMDNFNESERYVYTSPNMYYQKTIGDGKNTFYSGYFKFGFDYDFDENNSMTFFTTYNGYKYSSSNDGNSIVNNQNNIFQYSYDRIGNNDGINNSLSFYGFYKKKFAAKGNELTFDAMLTLFGNPTNADMNLKYSNRINTPQLQKSNTDVNAKTLILKADYVLPVGLNRLEAGYNMTYRTRSNDYSVEDYMYQFSGWRDSLNLSNEFRYNELINAVYAAYAHKIGDFDLKLGVRTENLNTKGNQVTQKIEFSENFLSFFPNLNVGYKISDLFQLSFNAFRRVTYPQIFYINPFRQYTGPNSFFAGNPKLKPTYLNSYAINLSQYISLFYNYTTGSFTSAMATENDSTIVSTFLNLNSEKAYGVNLTLPYYNSPMMPIHLPDFISSFYVSFNYRYAKQSGQYLSEDLSLTNKTYILNANLGLKLWYDIEAYISLYYMPKIENRRTVRSEMKNLSLFFNKMFLDRKLRVYIMINDILNGQRGNNESIGGNYYTRSYYEMRNSRSIGIGISYMFNDYKERRDRNIDDGRDAANRGF from the coding sequence TTGAAATTCCGCAGTTTGTTCTTCGCAATGCTCTTATCTTTACCCTGCCTTGTTTTTGCACAGCAAAAGTCTCAAAAATTCAGTCTGATAGGAACAGTTATCGATTTTAAGTCAAACGAACCTCTCGTTGGGGTCTCAGTTCTTGTATTGTCACGCACCACCGGTGAACAGATAGCGGGAGCCGCATCGGATAATCAGGGAAATTTTACCGTCGAGGATATTACAGAAAGTAATGTTAAGGTAAGGTTTTCAATGGTCGGTTATCAATCTCAATTAATTGATTCCGTCGATGTTTCGAAATCGTCGCGCATCGGATTGATTAAATTAATGGGTACAACTATCGATCTACCGGAGGTTGTTGTTAAAGCAATTAAACCTGTTGTAGAATTTTATGCCGACAGACAGGTAATTAACATGGACCGTCTACCCGGAAATTCCGGCTCTGTGACTGACGCGCTTAAAAATTCCGGACTGGTGGAAGTTGAGCCTTCTACAAATAAAATTACTGTCCGCGGCCAGGCGATAAAAATAAAAATGGATGGACATGAGTATAACATGCCGGGAGAAATGCTTTCGCAGTTGCCTGCAACAATGATTGATCAGGTTGAAGTTGTGCTTGCACCCGGCGCAAAGGAGAGTGCCGAAGGCGGAACCTATATTCTTAACCTGATTACAAAAAGGGAAACCTTCAGCAGTACAAGCGGTATGTTAAGCTTAAGTTCATCAACAAATAAAAACAGCTTCGGCGGCGCTTACCTCAATTATAAAGTGGATAAATTCAATTTCTTCGGCCAGGCTTACGGAAGCTATTTTGCTATGGATAATTTTAATGAGTCCGAACGGTACGTGTATACAAGTCCTAATATGTATTATCAGAAAACAATAGGCGACGGTAAAAACACTTTCTATTCCGGCTACTTCAAATTCGGTTTCGATTACGATTTTGACGAGAATAATTCAATGACGTTTTTTACTACCTATAATGGTTATAAATACAGTTCCAGCAACGATGGAAACTCTATTGTTAATAATCAGAACAATATTTTTCAATACAGCTACGACAGAATCGGTAATAACGATGGCATTAATAACAGTCTATCCTTTTACGGTTTTTACAAGAAAAAATTTGCTGCTAAAGGGAATGAACTTACATTTGATGCCATGCTGACATTATTTGGCAATCCTACAAACGCGGATATGAATCTAAAATACAGCAACAGAATCAATACTCCCCAGCTTCAGAAAAGTAATACGGACGTTAATGCAAAAACCTTAATTCTAAAAGCCGATTATGTTCTGCCCGTTGGCTTGAATAGATTGGAAGCGGGATATAACATGACATACAGAACCAGATCCAATGATTACTCCGTTGAGGATTATATGTATCAATTCTCTGGCTGGAGAGATAGTCTTAACCTCAGCAATGAATTCCGTTATAACGAATTAATCAATGCTGTTTATGCTGCTTATGCACATAAAATAGGCGACTTTGATCTTAAACTTGGAGTGAGAACAGAGAACCTTAATACAAAGGGTAATCAGGTAACTCAGAAGATTGAATTCTCCGAAAACTTTTTAAGCTTCTTCCCGAATCTGAATGTGGGCTACAAGATAAGCGATCTATTCCAGCTTTCGTTTAATGCATTCAGAAGGGTAACATATCCCCAGATATTTTATATCAATCCGTTCAGACAATACACCGGACCTAATTCGTTCTTTGCCGGTAATCCTAAACTAAAACCGACATACCTTAATTCTTATGCAATAAATCTTTCACAATACATTAGTCTGTTCTATAACTATACAACCGGCAGTTTTACTTCTGCAATGGCAACGGAGAACGATTCAACAATCGTTTCAACATTCCTTAATCTTAACAGCGAAAAAGCTTACGGCGTTAATCTGACATTACCATATTACAACTCGCCCATGATGCCGATCCATCTTCCGGATTTTATAAGCTCATTTTATGTATCGTTTAATTACAGGTATGCCAAGCAATCGGGACAGTACCTCTCAGAGGATTTGTCCTTAACGAATAAAACATATATACTTAATGCCAATCTTGGTCTTAAACTCTGGTACGATATTGAAGCGTACATTTCATTGTACTACATGCCCAAAATTGAAAATCGTAGAACAGTAAGAAGCGAAATGAAAAACCTCTCCCTGTTTTTCAACAAAATGTTCTTGGATAGAAAATTGCGTGTGTATATAATGATTAACGATATTCTCAACGGACAACGGGGTAATAACGAATCGATTGGCGGAAATTATTATACAAGAAGTTATTACGAAATGAGGAACAGCAGAAGTATCGGAATTGGTATTTCCTACATGTTTAATGACTATAAAGAAAGGCGCGACAGAAATATTGATGACGGAAGAGACGCTGCCAATAGGGGTTTTTAA
- a CDS encoding argininosuccinate synthase, whose protein sequence is MSKNKIVVAYSGGLDTSVMVHWLKSNYDAEIITFTGDLGQTKELTGLKEKALKSGASKVYIEDLRKEFLEDYVYPSLKAGAMYEDAYPMATSIGRPLLAKALVDVALKEGANMVSHGCTGKGNDQVRFEVSVGALAPDLKIVAPLREWEFKSREAEIEYAMKHDIPVAATKENPYSIDENLWGTSIECGVLEDPMVAPPEDAFQSTTSPENAYDSGDDIAVEFVEGIPVAVNGQSMESISLVKFLNAVGAKNGIGRIDLVENRLVGIKSREIYEAPAASILHFAHRELERLTLEKSVMHYKSIVAHEFSNLIYNGLWFSPLREALSAFVDKTQERVTGLVKVKLYKGTLRVMGRTSPYSLYDPALATYTAEDQFDHKASEGFIKIYGLPLKTYNRVTQKVKDESKSAVA, encoded by the coding sequence ATGAGCAAGAACAAAATTGTTGTAGCATACTCGGGCGGATTGGATACATCCGTTATGGTTCACTGGCTGAAAAGCAATTATGATGCTGAAATCATAACATTTACAGGTGACCTCGGTCAGACAAAGGAACTGACAGGATTAAAAGAGAAAGCATTAAAATCCGGCGCATCAAAAGTATACATTGAAGATTTACGCAAAGAATTTTTGGAGGATTATGTTTATCCTTCCCTTAAAGCCGGAGCTATGTACGAGGATGCTTACCCGATGGCTACTTCAATTGGAAGACCGCTTCTTGCTAAAGCATTGGTTGATGTAGCGTTAAAAGAAGGTGCTAATATGGTTTCGCACGGGTGCACCGGTAAAGGAAATGATCAGGTTAGGTTTGAAGTCTCTGTCGGCGCACTAGCACCGGATCTTAAAATTGTTGCACCCCTGCGTGAATGGGAATTTAAATCCCGTGAAGCGGAAATTGAGTATGCAATGAAACATGATATCCCGGTAGCCGCCACAAAAGAAAATCCCTATTCGATTGATGAAAATTTGTGGGGGACCAGTATTGAATGCGGTGTACTGGAAGACCCGATGGTTGCGCCGCCGGAAGATGCATTCCAGTCAACAACTTCACCCGAAAATGCTTATGACAGCGGCGATGATATTGCCGTCGAGTTTGTTGAAGGAATTCCTGTTGCGGTGAACGGTCAATCCATGGAATCGATTTCTCTCGTAAAATTTTTGAATGCTGTTGGCGCAAAGAATGGGATTGGCAGGATTGATCTTGTTGAGAATAGACTTGTCGGAATTAAATCGAGAGAGATTTATGAAGCCCCGGCCGCATCAATACTTCATTTTGCGCACAGGGAGCTTGAAAGACTTACGCTCGAAAAATCGGTTATGCATTACAAATCAATAGTTGCGCATGAATTCTCTAACCTAATTTATAACGGTCTCTGGTTCTCGCCTTTACGCGAAGCCCTCTCAGCGTTTGTTGATAAAACTCAGGAACGGGTTACCGGACTGGTTAAAGTAAAACTCTATAAGGGAACATTGAGAGTAATGGGAAGAACATCACCGTACTCACTGTACGATCCGGCTCTTGCAACTTACACTGCAGAAGACCAATTTGACCATAAGGCTTCCGAAGGGTTTATTAAAATCTACGGATTGCCTTTAAAAACATATAACCGGGTAACACAGAAGGTTAAAGACGAAAGTAAAAGTGCGGTTGCCTGA
- the argR gene encoding arginine repressor yields the protein MSRKLEDINKRHSLIKSIITNQEVYNQTQLVKLLKQNGIRVTQATLSRDLNELGIVRIPTPDGTVYRVGDSGTQTAIKNRIAEEVISIDNNEQLIVIRTFTGRAQGVAVFIDSQKINYLLGTIAGDDTILIIPRSVKKIKPIIEELKTTLGIT from the coding sequence ATGAGCAGAAAATTAGAAGATATTAACAAACGTCATTCTCTTATTAAATCGATCATCACTAATCAGGAAGTTTATAATCAGACGCAGCTTGTAAAACTTTTAAAACAAAATGGGATAAGAGTTACTCAGGCAACATTATCAAGAGATTTGAACGAACTTGGAATTGTAAGAATTCCTACCCCGGATGGAACTGTTTACCGTGTCGGAGATTCCGGCACTCAGACAGCAATAAAAAACCGGATTGCTGAAGAGGTGATATCTATCGATAACAACGAGCAGCTGATTGTAATAAGAACATTCACCGGAAGAGCGCAGGGAGTTGCGGTTTTTATTGACAGCCAGAAGATCAATTACCTCCTTGGTACTATTGCCGGAGATGATACAATACTCATAATTCCGCGATCGGTAAAAAAAATTAAGCCAATAATTGAAGAATTAAAAACAACATTAGGAATAACTTAA
- the argC gene encoding N-acetyl-gamma-glutamyl-phosphate reductase — translation MIKAGIVGAAGYSGLELIKILLNHSEAEITHLFGYNSAGSRIDNMHPSLKGLIEDEIVTFDEKLIADLDLLFIALPSGQAIPYVKSAYENGVKVIDLGGDFRLTNLNDYKKYYKNEHSAQDLVNIAVYGLSEWNEQEISKAAIVANPGCYPTSVLLPLIPLLKKNLLTSDFISIVSYSGTSGAGKSLSENMIFSEVNESVRAYKVGNHQHIPEIKRYLSMFSGSSPYFSFVPHLLPITRGIYTTIQAKVNNTINEILCKNIYEKYYSESPFIRIVHPGIPEIKNVTGTNYCDIGFSINDGIITVISTIDNLIKGAAGQAVQNMNIMFGIDQTEGILKCSKKKYLKAQSA, via the coding sequence ATGATAAAAGCAGGTATAGTCGGTGCTGCGGGTTATTCGGGATTAGAGCTGATAAAAATACTGCTCAATCACTCCGAAGCTGAAATTACGCATCTCTTCGGTTATAACTCGGCGGGTAGCAGAATAGATAACATGCATCCTTCTCTAAAAGGACTGATTGAAGATGAAATAGTGACATTCGACGAAAAGCTAATTGCTGATCTGGACCTGCTTTTTATTGCCCTTCCTTCGGGCCAGGCAATTCCTTATGTAAAAAGTGCTTATGAAAACGGTGTAAAGGTAATTGATCTTGGCGGCGATTTCAGATTAACCAACTTGAATGATTACAAAAAGTATTACAAAAACGAACATTCCGCTCAAGACCTTGTAAATATTGCGGTATACGGGCTAAGTGAATGGAATGAACAGGAAATTAGTAAGGCAGCAATTGTTGCCAATCCCGGCTGCTACCCAACAAGCGTTCTGCTTCCTCTTATTCCTTTGCTAAAAAAGAACTTACTTACAAGTGATTTTATAAGTATAGTATCGTATAGCGGAACATCCGGTGCAGGTAAATCACTTTCGGAAAATATGATCTTCTCAGAGGTAAATGAAAGTGTTAGAGCTTACAAAGTCGGTAATCACCAGCATATACCGGAAATAAAAAGATATTTATCAATGTTTAGTGGGTCCAGTCCATACTTCTCGTTTGTTCCTCATCTTCTTCCTATTACAAGAGGAATCTATACAACAATACAAGCCAAAGTAAATAATACTATTAATGAAATATTATGCAAAAACATTTATGAAAAATATTATTCAGAGTCGCCCTTTATAAGAATCGTACATCCAGGAATACCGGAAATAAAGAATGTAACCGGTACAAATTATTGTGATATCGGATTCTCCATAAATGATGGAATAATTACAGTCATCTCTACAATCGATAACTTAATTAAAGGAGCTGCCGGGCAGGCGGTTCAAAATATGAATATAATGTTTGGAATAGATCAAACCGAAGGAATTCTGAAATGTTCAAAGAAGAAATACTTAAAAGCACAATCGGCATGA